The following coding sequences are from one Neovison vison isolate M4711 chromosome X, ASM_NN_V1, whole genome shotgun sequence window:
- the MSL3 gene encoding male-specific lethal 3 homolog: protein MSASEGMKFKFHSGEKVLCFEPDPTKARVLYDAKIVDVIVGKDEKGRKIPEYLIHFNGWNRSWDRWAAEDHVLRDTDENRRLQRKLARKAVARLRSTGRKKKRCRLPGVDSVLKSLPVEEKDENDENSISSSSTDSSEEKDEEISEESDIEEKTEVKEEPELHTKREMEERTITIEIPEVLKKKLEDDCYYINRRKRLVKLPCQTNIITILESYVKHFAINAAFSANERPRHHHAMPHANMNVHYIPAEKNVDLCKEMVDGVRITFDYTLPLLLLYPYEQVQYKKVTSSKFFLPIKESATNTNRNQEELSPSPPLLNPSTPQSTESQPTTGEPATPKRRKAEPEALQSLRRSTRHSANCDRLSESSASPQPKRRQQDTPSSMPKLFLHLEKKTPVHSRSSSPVPLTPSKEGSAVFAGFEGRRTNEINEVLSWKLVPDSYPPGDQPPPPSYIYGAQHLLRLFVKLPEILGKMSFSEKNLKALLKHFDLFLRFLAEYHDDFFPESAYVAACEAHYSTKNPRAIY, encoded by the exons ATGAGCGCGAGCGAGGGCATGAAATTTAAATTCCACTCAGGGGAGAAAGTGCTGTGCTTCGAGCCTGACCCCACCAAGGCGCGAGTGCTGTACGATGCCAAG ATTGTCGATGTTATTGTTGGGAAAGACGAAAAAGGCAGAAAGATCCCAGAATATCTGATCCATTTTAATGGTTGGAACAGAAG CTGGGATAGATGGGCAGCTGAAGATCATGTCCTTCGTGACACCGATGAAAATCGGAGATTACAGCGTAAATTGGCAAGAAAAGCTGTAGCTCGCCT gagaagcacaggaagaaagaagaagcgCTGCAGGTTGCCCGGTGTTGACTCTGTCTTAAAAAGCCTCCCTgttgaagaaaaagatgaaaatgatgaAAACT caaTAAGCAGTTCCTCTACTGACAGTAGTGAAGAAAAGgatgaagaaataagtgaagaaaGTGATATTGAAGAAAAGACAGAAGTG AAGGAAGAACCAGAGCTGCACACAAAAagggaaatggaagaaagaacaatAACTATAGAAATCCCTGAAGTTCTGAAAAAGAAGCTTGAGGATGATTGTTACTATATCAACAGGAGGAAACGG TTAGTGAAACTTCCATGCCAGACCAACATCATAACTATTTTGGAATCCTACGTGAAACATTTTGCTATCAATGCAGCCTTttcagccaatgagaggcctcgTCACCATCATGCTATGCCACATGCCAATATGAACGTGCATTACATCCCAGCAGAAAAGAA cGTTGACCTTTGTAAGGAGATGGTGGATGGAGTAAGAATAACATTTGATTACACGCTGCCATTGCTTTTACTCTATCCATATGAACAAGTTCAGTATAAAAAGGTGACGTCATCCAAGTTTTTCCTTCCGATTAAGGAAAGTGCCACAAACACGAACAG GAACCAAGAGGAGCTCTCTCCGAGCCCGCCGTTGTTGAATCCATCCACACCGCAGTCCACGGAGAGTCAGCCCACCACGGGGGAGCCAGCTACCCCCAAAAGGCGCAAAGCTGAGCCGGAAGCCTTGCAGTCCCTGAGGCGGTCCACGCGCCACTCTGCCAACTGCGACAGGCTTTCCGAGAGCAGCGCCTCGCCTCAGCCCAAGCGGCGGCAGCAGGACACCCCCTCCAGCATGCCGAAGCTGTTCCTGCACCTGGAGAAGA agACACCTGTGCATAGCAGATCATCCTCACCGGTTCCTCTGACCCCCAGCAAGGAAGGGAGTGCCGTGTTTGCTGGTTTTGAAGGCAGAAGAACTAATGAAATAAACGAG GTCCTCTCCTGGAAACTTGTACCTGACAGCTACCCGCCAGGTGACCAGCCCCCTCCACCGTCTTACATTTACGGGGCACAACACTTGCTACGATTGTTTG tgAAACTTCCAGAAATCCTTGGAAAGATGTCCTTTTCTGAGAAGAATCTGAAGGCTTTACTGAAGCACTTTGATCTCTTTCTTag gtTTTTGGCAGAATACCATGATGACTTCTTTCCAGAGTCTGCCTATGTTGCTGCCTGTGAGGcacactatagcaccaagaaccccAGGGCAATTTACTAA